Genomic segment of Xanthobacter dioxanivorans:
GAGCGCCCGCTCCTGCGCCTGATGAGCGAGAAGCGGCCCGCCCGCAAGGCCGCTCCGGAAGGGCGGAGCTGACACGACGTCCCCCGAGGCAGCCTTTTTCGACCGAAGGGCCCTTTCAAGCCTTGCCGAAGTCCGGCAAGGTCTGTCTATTCCGGCCTTCGTGGCCGCTCGCGCGCCGCGCCCCTGCGGAAGGCGCGGAAGGGCGGCCACGGTGCCAGCGTTGTTCGACCGTCGATCGGTTCAGAGAGTTGAGGGGGCTGCGAGATGTTGAGACGGGTGAAGAAGCTCGTGAACGAACCGGCATTTCGCGAAGCCCCGCTGACGGTGACCGGGCGGGCGATTTCCCTGGCCTTGCACGTCGCCTTCGGCCGCAGCCCCATCGCCGAGATCACCCCCGGCGCACGCCTCAAGCTTCCGGCCGACCTGCGCTTCACCACCACTTCGGTCTACCTCCTGCGCGACAGCGTGGAGCCCGAGGTCCGCTATCTCGACAAATTCGTGCGGCCGGGTGACGTGTTCGTGGACGTGGGCGCCAACATCGGCCTGTTCACGCTGAAGGCCGCCACCATCGCCAGTCGCGTGGTGGCGGCGGAGCCCGGGGCCGATGCCGGCCTCCAGCTTACGCAGAACCTCGCCCTCAACGGCTTCAAGAACGTCACGATCGTGCCCAAGGCCATTTCCGACACGGTCGGGAAGGCGGTGTTGTTTCACAATCCCCTGGGCGACGATCCCCAGGCCTTCTCCCTCATCAACGACGGCACGAGCACGGACAGCGAGGAGGTGGAGATCACCACCCTGGACACCCTCGTGGCGGACCTCGGCCTCACGCGGGTCGACTGCATCAAGATCGACGTGGAAGGGGCGGAGGACCGGGTGATCGGCGGTGCCGCCCGCACGCTGGAGACGTTCCGCCCGACCGTCATCTTCGAGATGAACTGCCCCACCCTGGTGAAGGACGGCGGCGACACCGCCGGGGCCTGGAAGGCGCTGGCGGCACATGGCTACCACTTCTTCCAGCTTGAGGACAACGGCGCGCTGAAGCCGCTCTCCGCACGCCCCACCGACTTCGGCAACTACGTCGCCCTCCATCCGCAGGGCCGGGTCCTGGGCGAAGGCTCGACCCATCGGGCGGCGTGACATCCGGCGCG
This window contains:
- a CDS encoding FkbM family methyltransferase; amino-acid sequence: MLRRVKKLVNEPAFREAPLTVTGRAISLALHVAFGRSPIAEITPGARLKLPADLRFTTTSVYLLRDSVEPEVRYLDKFVRPGDVFVDVGANIGLFTLKAATIASRVVAAEPGADAGLQLTQNLALNGFKNVTIVPKAISDTVGKAVLFHNPLGDDPQAFSLINDGTSTDSEEVEITTLDTLVADLGLTRVDCIKIDVEGAEDRVIGGAARTLETFRPTVIFEMNCPTLVKDGGDTAGAWKALAAHGYHFFQLEDNGALKPLSARPTDFGNYVALHPQGRVLGEGSTHRAA